The following are from one region of the Microbacterium paraoxydans genome:
- a CDS encoding carboxymuconolactone decarboxylase family protein codes for MTEQRVHLSKTEPAAYQALDAFSKTVGAICAENGIDDRLEEIVMIHCSQLNGCSYCTRVHVDRAVAAGLDVDTISQISVWRESGVFSDRERAALELAEAFTFIAEDGISDEVYDLVGSVFTEKEYAALSWACVSINAFNRIVIAGRYPVPPRGSQAGA; via the coding sequence ATGACCGAACAGCGCGTGCACCTGTCCAAGACGGAGCCTGCGGCCTACCAGGCCCTCGACGCCTTCTCGAAGACGGTCGGCGCGATCTGCGCCGAGAACGGGATCGACGATCGCCTGGAGGAGATCGTCATGATCCACTGCTCGCAGCTGAACGGCTGCAGCTATTGCACGCGGGTGCACGTGGACCGGGCGGTCGCCGCAGGACTGGATGTCGACACGATCAGCCAGATCTCGGTGTGGCGCGAGAGCGGTGTGTTCAGTGATCGGGAGCGTGCCGCGCTCGAACTGGCGGAAGCCTTCACGTTCATCGCGGAGGACGGCATCTCCGACGAGGTCTACGACCTGGTGGGGAGCGTGTTCACCGAGAAGGAGTACGCCGCGTTGAGCTGGGCATGCGTGTCGATCAACGCCTTCAACCGCATCGTCATCGCCGGGCGCTATCCGGTGCCCCCGCGCGGCTCCCAGGCGGGGGCGTGA
- a CDS encoding alpha/beta fold hydrolase encodes MAIDTSEFSYLPAQADALGVPLPTVERLTLPLPEGRVVSGLHFGSEPPRITLLHGAGLNAHTWDTTALALGQPLLAIDLAGHGDSSWRDDADYSPRTLAADVVAALDAWVSAPQILVGQSLGGLTGAAVAAARPDLVAALIVVDITPGIDVSAGPAALREFYAGPTDFATRDELVDKAMALGFGGTRPETERGVFLNTRVRADGRVEWKHHFAHLAATALAAHDPGTATAPSVLHETGWDDLAAVTAPVTLVRAERGFVSAADAEEFQRRLPEARVVAMDATHNVQETAPRDLAALVGSAAAAGI; translated from the coding sequence GTGGCGATCGACACCAGCGAGTTCTCCTATCTTCCCGCGCAGGCCGACGCGCTCGGCGTGCCGCTTCCGACCGTGGAGCGCCTGACGCTCCCCCTCCCCGAGGGTCGCGTCGTGAGCGGGCTGCACTTCGGGTCCGAGCCGCCGCGCATCACTCTGCTGCACGGCGCCGGTCTGAACGCTCACACCTGGGACACGACGGCGCTGGCGCTGGGGCAGCCGCTCCTGGCGATCGACCTCGCCGGCCACGGCGACTCCTCCTGGCGCGACGACGCGGACTACTCCCCCCGCACCCTCGCCGCCGACGTCGTCGCCGCTCTGGACGCGTGGGTCTCCGCGCCGCAGATCCTGGTGGGACAGTCGCTCGGCGGTCTCACCGGCGCCGCCGTCGCCGCGGCGCGGCCCGACCTCGTGGCCGCTCTGATCGTCGTCGACATCACTCCCGGGATCGACGTGTCCGCCGGCCCCGCGGCGCTCCGGGAGTTCTACGCCGGGCCCACGGACTTCGCGACCCGCGACGAGCTCGTCGACAAGGCGATGGCCCTGGGGTTCGGCGGCACTCGCCCCGAGACCGAGCGCGGCGTCTTCCTCAACACCCGTGTCCGCGCGGACGGCCGCGTCGAGTGGAAGCACCACTTCGCCCACCTCGCCGCCACCGCTCTGGCCGCCCACGACCCCGGCACCGCGACGGCACCGTCGGTCCTGCATGAGACCGGCTGGGACGACCTGGCGGCGGTCACTGCGCCCGTCACGCTCGTCCGCGCCGAGCGCGGCTTCGTGAGCGCTGCCGACGCGGAGGAATTCCAGCGCCGCCTCCCGGAGGCGCGGGTCGTCGCGATGGACGCCACGCACAACGTGCAGGAGACGGCACCCCGAGACCTCGCCGCTCTCGTCGGCTCCGCGGCCGCCGCCGGAATATGA